The Brassica oleracea var. oleracea cultivar TO1000 chromosome C7, BOL, whole genome shotgun sequence sequence CATCATATCTTCATTGATAATAATGTCAGGCTCATACATGAACGTAACAGTGGCTGCAGGAGACCATTTAGCGTGATCTTTCCCGATTCCTTTCCTAGCTATCGCCCTAAGCTTCAGTTCTTGTCCCCGTCTCAGTTTCACTATGATGATTCCCCTGAAATTAAAAGAAAGAAACAGTCGGGAACAAAAAACTACTAAATGAAAAGACCAAAACAATCAAAAGCAAGAAGATTCATGCATCTAAAACCATAAAGGAAGCATTTTTCATCACTCAATTATTCTGATATTGTCCGAACACAAACCAAATGGATGTCTTTTTTATCAGGGTAATGAGGTTAATTCTTTAAGACAGAAACCCTTGTAACCGAATCTGAAAACCTGTCCTCTAATAACAAAGTCAATATCACATTCCTGTTAACAAAACGGATGAAAAAGGAGATACCTTTGCTCGCTTGAATCAGCTCCCGATGAATCACCGAAATCAACAGGAGTAACAGTAGGATCAGCGCTGTACAGATCCTTACTAGTAACATCTAGGGTTTGGTCAGTGACACATTTAGCGCTAAGACGAAACTCAACAGAGCAAAACTCGCACTGTCCGTCTCCGTCGCAAGCATCGCAGTCTCGAGAGAAGCGCATGCTCATCGCACGCTCGCTAGTGAGAGGGATGAGACCTAACCGATGAGCAATGAACTCATCGTTGAGAACAGAGGAATTAACCTCGATTTCGACCAGATCGATTGCGACCGTGGGGACCTCCGAGATCATAACGCGACGGAGAGCGTTCGCCATGGAGACATCGGTGTCACGAAGCTCGAACTTGGCGTAGTCATCTTTCAGCTCACGGATCTTCACCTTTGGGAATCTCTGGTAAGTGGCACCACTGTCCATCTCTCTAGCTTTTTAGGGTTTTAGTCTGAACAATCCGGAGAGAGAGAGTTTCTTAACTTTCTTCGCTGA is a genomic window containing:
- the LOC106301164 gene encoding DNA-directed RNA polymerases II, IV and V subunit 3, whose product is MDSGATYQRFPKVKIRELKDDYAKFELRDTDVSMANALRRVMISEVPTVAIDLVEIEVNSSVLNDEFIAHRLGLIPLTSERAMSMRFSRDCDACDGDGQCEFCSVEFRLSAKCVTDQTLDVTSKDLYSADPTVTPVDFGDSSGADSSEQRGIIIVKLRRGQELKLRAIARKGIGKDHAKWSPAATVTFMYEPDIIINEDMMDTLTDDEKIDLIESSPTKVFDFDAVTRQVVVVDPEAYTYDEEVIKKAEAMGKQGLIEIRPKDDSFIFTVESTGAVKASQLVLNAIDLLKQKLDAVRLSDDTVEADDQFGELGAHMRGG